A genome region from Megalobrama amblycephala isolate DHTTF-2021 linkage group LG16, ASM1881202v1, whole genome shotgun sequence includes the following:
- the pcp4b gene encoding calmodulin regulator protein PCP4: MSERQGSGAAGGNSKTSGAQDASKKDVPEDFDIDMEAPETEKAAVAIQSQFRKFQKKKTDDKS, encoded by the exons AGGCAGGGATCCGGAGCAGCTGGTGGCAACAGCAAAACCTCTGGGGCACAAG ATGCATCTAAGAAAGACGTCCCTGAGGACTTTGACATTGATATGGAAGCCCCTGAAACCGAGAAGGCAGCGGTCGCTATTCAATCGCAGTTCAGGAAGTTCCAGAAGAAGAAAACTGATGACAAGTCGTAG